The Candidatus Binatia bacterium DNA segment CCGCGGTCTCGTTGGCGTCGCCCGGACGGATGACGACGAGACGCGGTATCGCGCGCAGCGCCGCCAGATGCTCGACCGGCTGGTGCGTCGGACCGTCTTCGCCGACGCCGATGCTGTCGTGCGTGAAAACGTAGATCACGCCCAGCTCCATCAGCGCCGCGAGCCGGATCGACGGCCGCATGTAATCCGCGAATATCAGGAACGTCGAGCCCAGCGGGATGATCCCGCCGTGCGCCGCCATGCCGTTCAGGGCAGCGCCCATCGCGTGCTCGCGCACGCCGAAGTGAATATTACGCCCGGCGTAGCTGAAGCCGCCGCCGGCCGCGCCCTGGCTCTTGGTGAAATCTTTCTGCGGGCTTTGGAAGTCTCCCATCTTCTGAAACACGGTGTGCGTCGATGGATTCAAATCCGCCGAGCCACCGATCAACGCCGGCAGCTTGGGCGCAATGGCGTTGAGAACTCTCCCCCCTGCGACGCGCGTGGCGATGCCTTTCGGATCGGCGGCAAAATCGGGGATGCCCGCATCCCAGCCTGCGGGCAGTTCGCCACGCAGCGCTTGCTCGATCTCCCGCGCCAAATCCGGGAACTGGCGCGCGTAGGCGGCGAATTTTTCTTTCCATTCCGCTTCGGCCTTTTGTCCCTTGCCGACCGCCTCGCGAAAACGCGCCAGCGCCTCCTCAGGAACGAAAAACGGCGGCTCGGCCGGCCAGCCGAGCTTCTTCTTCGTCGCCGCCGCTTCGTCTTTTCCCAACGGCGCGCCGTGCGCCTCGAAGCTGTCCTGCTTTCGCGGCGAGCCGAAGCCGATGTGCGTGCGCAAAAGAATCAGCGACGGCCGCGCCTTCTCCGCGCGCGCGGCGCCGAGCGCGCGCTCGATCGCGGCGAGGTCGTTGCCGTCCTCCACCGTAATCGTATGCCAGCCGTAGGCGTCGAATCTTTTCGCCACGTCTTCGCTAAAAGTCAGGTCGGCGGAGGCGGCGAGGGTGACGCGGTTGTCGTCGTAAAGATAGATCAGCTTGCCGAGCTTCAGATGGCCGGCGAGGCTGGCGGCCTCGGCGGCGACGCCTTCCATCAAGTCGCCGTCGCTCACGATCGCGCAAGTGAAGTGATCGACGATCTCGAAGCCCGGACGATTGTAGCGCGCGGCGTGGTACGCCTCCGCGATCGCCATGCCGACGCCGTTGCCGAAGCCCTGGCCGAGCGGCCCGGTCGTAACTTCGACTCCGGGCGTCAGGCCGCGCTCCGGATGGCCCGGCGTCCGGCTCTCCCACTGGCGGAAGTTTTTGATCTCTTCGAGCGGCAGATCGTAGCCGGTGAGATGAAGCATGCTGTAGATCAGCATCGAGCCGTGGCCGGCGGAGAGCACGAAGCGGTCGCGGTCCGGCCACGCAGGATTCTTGGGATTATGCTTCAAGAAGCGCGTCCATAATATATACGCCGCCGGCGCGAGGCCCATCGGCGCACCCGGATGCCCCGAGTTCGCCTTCTCGACGGCGTCCACCGAAAGCATGCGGATCGTGTTGATGCACAACTCGTCTAGTCGGCCTGGCTCACTCACTTCCCATCCTCCCATTCATCCACGCAGGATTTCGCAGGAGCGAAGATTGACGGCTGGAGTCGAGGCATGGCTCATCGTCGTTAAGTCTTGGCCCGACGAATAACGATGTCTCTTCAAAAAACATATCAAAAGAGAGCCGAGAAGCAAGGAGTAAAAATTGGCCTTGACAAGCGCAGAGGTGAAGGTTCATAGAAGGATTGTCGAAGCCTACTTAGATGGAACTCCGAAACCATCCTTTGATGTCCTATCGCGGCATCCCCAACTGGCCGCCGTCCTGGACCTGGAGGGCCGGGCCGACGATAAGGCGCATGCGCGGAGAAGTGGGCACCTTAAAGGAAGTGGCGCGCAGCACGATCAGGCCAATGGACCGAATCTTTCTTATTATGAAACTTGACGAGAACGAATACCTCGGCGCTCTTTTATTCGAAGACGCTTCATTCTGCCGGCAGGTCTATACCCTCTTACTGTCGTACTGCGGCCGCCCGATCAGCGAGATCGGCGACCTTGAGATGAGCCATCTTCTTTAGTTCTGCTCCTTGCCGAGAAAAATTCTTCTGCTATACATTGTGACCACTAGGATGAGTACCCCGAACGGCCCCCGCAGGAACCCCATTGAAGCCATCGTCTGGCTTCTGCGCTGCTACCGGTGCCGCGCCGAGTTCGAAGTGAAGCGCCCGCCGACGGCGGAGGTCATCGCCGCGGCCCTCGAAAGCGAGTGCCCGCATTGCTCCGCCACGCCGCCGATCCATGGTCTTGCGGATAAACCCAAAGAGCTGAAGCCGCACGACATCGTGGGATTGAAAGAAACCTAGCATCCGCGCCGCGAAGTGTTGGAGTTTGGGTCAAAACCCACGGCTTCGTCGCTTCCATTACGCCGTCCCCCCAACTGTATTTTCCACCCTTGACCTGCATGACGGGCAAGAAGTATGGTCTATCTTTCTCTCGCGCAAACCGGTAAGACTAAGCAGGTCGACGCAAGGCAAAAAATGGGAGAAGAAGATCTTTCCGAAAGGAAGAGAAACGGCTCCCCCACCGCGGAGTTCTTCACTAAAGGCGCCTTTGATATCGTGGCTCTAGCCGCTTCGGCCGGGGGCCTCAATGCCCTGAGCCAGGTTCTGGCCGCGCTGCCGGCGGATTTTCCCGCAGCCCTTGTCGTCGTCCAACATCTCGATCCGCGCCATCGCAGCCTCATGGCCGACATTTTGAGCCGCCGCACCGCGCTCAGAGTCAAGCAGGCCGAAGAAGGAGACCGCCTGGCGCCCGCCACGGCTTATATCGCGCCGCCGAACAAACACCTCCTGGTCAATGCCGACAGCACGCTGTCTCTCACGCAAACGGAATTGGTCCATTTCGTCCGGCCGTCCGCCGACTTGTTATTCGAATCGGTGGCGGCAAGTTACAAAGACCGCTCTATCGCCGTCGTCCTCTCCGGCACGGGCAGCGACGGCACGATGGGAGTGAAGGCGATCAAGAAGATGGGCGGAACGGTGATCGTCCAGGACGAAAAGACGGCGGAGTTTGTCGGCATGCCGACCGCCGCCGTGCAGACCGGCAGCGTCGATTTCGTCCTGCCGCTGGAGGAGATCCCGTCCGCGCTGGTGACGCTGATATCGGCGAAGGAATTAACCCATGCCTGAGCCTCAGGACAAAGACTTCGAATCGCTGCTGTTCTATATCCAGCAGAACCGGGGATTCGATTTTACCGGATATAAGCGCCCCAGCCTGATGCGCCGCGTCGCCCAGCGGATGCAAATCGTGAAAATAGAAAAATATGCGGACTACCTGGATTATCTCGAAGTGCACCCGGACGAATTTTCGCAGCTCTTCAACACGATTCTGATCAACGTGACCGCTTTTTTTCGCGATCCGCCCGCCTGGGATTCCCTGGCGCAGAATGTCATCCCGGAGATCCTCAAGGACAAGAAATCGGACGATCCGATTCGCGTCTGGAGCGCGGGCTCGGCCTCGGGGGAAGAGGCCTACACGATCGCGATGGTCATGGCGCAGGCGATGGGCATCGAAGCCTTCCGCCAGCGCGTCAAAGTCTATGCGACGGACGTGGACGAGGAGGCGCTCAACGTCGCGCGCCAGGGGGCTTACGGCGCGAAAGAGCTGGAGCCGGTAAACGAAATGCTCAGAAAAAAATATTTCGAGCCGGTGAACAACCGCTTTTGCCTTCGCGCCGACATGCGCCGCTCGATCATCTTCGGCCGCCACGATCTGGTCCAGGACGCGCCCATTTCCCACCTGGACCTGCTGGTGTGCCGCAACACGCTTATGTATCTCAATTCCGAGACCCAGTCGCGCATTCTGTCGCGCTTCCATTTCGCCTTGAACGGAAACGGCCGGGGATATCTCTTTTTGGGCCGCGCCGAGCTCCTGCTCACCCACACCAATCTCTTTACCCCGCTCGATCTCAAGTGCCGCATATTCGTCAAGACGCCTCAGGTCGACATGCGCGATCGTATCGTTGCCGTGGGGCAGCTCGGCGGCAACCACGAGCCGGCCGACATCGTCGGGGCCGATCGCCTGTCCCTGTTGGCGCTGAACGAGTCGCCGCTGGCCAAGATCATCGTGGACGCGAACGGTATGCTGGCGATGGCCAATCAGAAAATGCGCGCCATGTTCAGCTTGAATCCCAAGGACGTCGGCCGGCCGCTCCAGGATCTC contains these protein-coding regions:
- the tkt gene encoding transketolase produces the protein MSEPGRLDELCINTIRMLSVDAVEKANSGHPGAPMGLAPAAYILWTRFLKHNPKNPAWPDRDRFVLSAGHGSMLIYSMLHLTGYDLPLEEIKNFRQWESRTPGHPERGLTPGVEVTTGPLGQGFGNGVGMAIAEAYHAARYNRPGFEIVDHFTCAIVSDGDLMEGVAAEAASLAGHLKLGKLIYLYDDNRVTLAASADLTFSEDVAKRFDAYGWHTITVEDGNDLAAIERALGAARAEKARPSLILLRTHIGFGSPRKQDSFEAHGAPLGKDEAAATKKKLGWPAEPPFFVPEEALARFREAVGKGQKAEAEWKEKFAAYARQFPDLAREIEQALRGELPAGWDAGIPDFAADPKGIATRVAGGRVLNAIAPKLPALIGGSADLNPSTHTVFQKMGDFQSPQKDFTKSQGAAGGGFSYAGRNIHFGVREHAMGAALNGMAAHGGIIPLGSTFLIFADYMRPSIRLAALMELGVIYVFTHDSIGVGEDGPTHQPVEHLAALRAIPRLVVIRPGDANETAVAWRVAVETRDRPVALILSRQNVPTLDRSGLAAADGLRKGAYVLADPPNGKPDIVLIATGSELNLIVSARQKLSERKIDARVVSMPSWELFDAQPKEYRESVLPRSIRARLAVEAALPQGWLRYVGVVGDVVGVERFGASAPGNVVLEKLGFTIENVVERAVALLKRT
- a CDS encoding chemotaxis protein CheB is translated as MVYLSLAQTGKTKQVDARQKMGEEDLSERKRNGSPTAEFFTKGAFDIVALAASAGGLNALSQVLAALPADFPAALVVVQHLDPRHRSLMADILSRRTALRVKQAEEGDRLAPATAYIAPPNKHLLVNADSTLSLTQTELVHFVRPSADLLFESVAASYKDRSIAVVLSGTGSDGTMGVKAIKKMGGTVIVQDEKTAEFVGMPTAAVQTGSVDFVLPLEEIPSALVTLISAKELTHA
- a CDS encoding CheR family methyltransferase, producing MPEPQDKDFESLLFYIQQNRGFDFTGYKRPSLMRRVAQRMQIVKIEKYADYLDYLEVHPDEFSQLFNTILINVTAFFRDPPAWDSLAQNVIPEILKDKKSDDPIRVWSAGSASGEEAYTIAMVMAQAMGIEAFRQRVKVYATDVDEEALNVARQGAYGAKELEPVNEMLRKKYFEPVNNRFCLRADMRRSIIFGRHDLVQDAPISHLDLLVCRNTLMYLNSETQSRILSRFHFALNGNGRGYLFLGRAELLLTHTNLFTPLDLKCRIFVKTPQVDMRDRIVAVGQLGGNHEPADIVGADRLSLLALNESPLAKIIVDANGMLAMANQKMRAMFSLNPKDVGRPLQDLEVCYRPVELRSLIEQAYVERRAVMLTSVERRFPNGEVQYLDIQVSPFYEEGIKPLGAGVTFMDVTRYYKLQEELQHSKEEIQTANEELQSANEELETTNEELQSANEELETTNEELQSTNEELETMNEELQSTNQELQTLNDELGQRTEELNNANAFWRSVLASLSAGAVVVNQDLNILVWNHRAEDLWGLRTDEVTGQSLLNLEIGLPIDKLRGAIRPCLNGDADHNETVLDAINRRGKSIRCRVTCTPLMSAGKQRQGVIILMEQEEMR